One genomic region from Prunus persica cultivar Lovell chromosome G3, Prunus_persica_NCBIv2, whole genome shotgun sequence encodes:
- the LOC18784459 gene encoding shikimate O-hydroxycinnamoyltransferase, protein MSVHVRVRESVVVKPEEETPKQALWISHLDIVISATHLGSVYFYRRPNVQNGAHHLQNNCVLDSEVLKCSLAKALVPFYPLAGRLKLNDEGRIEIDCNGEGVLFVVAETDSVLDEFGDFAPTLEFRKLVPAVDYSAGISSYPLLVVQVTYFKCGGLSLGVGLEHRVADGFSGLHFVNTWSDIARGLDLTIPPFIDRTLLRARDPPQPAFDHIEYQPDPPIKTGTKAVGDESATVSIFRLTREQLNILKAKSKEDGNTINYTTYEMLAGHIWRCASVARELPDDQETKLHIAVDGRSRLQPPLPPGFFGNVVFSGAPIAAAGDIKSKPTWYAASRIHDAVVRMDNNYLRSALDYLELQPDLLPHVRGAHTFRCPRLAITNWSRLPIYDADFGWGRPTFMGPGGIGYEGLAFVLPSATNDGSLSVVISLQSQRMKSFSKLLYEI, encoded by the exons ATGTCGGTCCACGTGAGAGTGAGGGAGTCAGTGGTGGTGAAGCCAGAGGAGGAAACGCCAAAACAGGCGCTGTGGATATCGCACTTGGATATCGTGATTTCGGCAACTCACCTTGGAAGTGTTTACTTCTACAGGAGGCCAAACGTTCAAAACGGCGCACATCATCTTCAAAACAACTGTGTCTTGGATTCGGAGGTGCTCAAGTGCTCCCTTGCCAAGGCCCTCGTGCCCTTCTACCCCTTGGCCGGCCGCCTGAAGCTGAACGATGAGGGACGTATCGAGATCGATTGCAATGGAGAGGGAGTGCTGTTTGTTGTGGCGGAGACTGACTCGGTCCTTGATGAGTTCGGGGACTTTGCGCCGACTCTTGAGTTCCGGAAGCTCGTTCCTGCTGTTGATTATTCCGCTGGGATATCCTCTTATCCCCTCTTGGTCGTACAG GTCACATACTTCAAATGTGGTGGATTGTCACTTGGTGTTGGCCTGGAACATCGTGTAGCAGATGGCTTTTCTGGTCTCCACTTTGTAAATACATGGTCTGATATCGCTCGAGGTCTTGACCTTACAATTCCACCATTCATCGACAGGACATTACTTCGTGCCCGAGACCCACCACAGCCTGCATTCGATCACATTGAATACCAACCTGATCCACCCATTAAAACCGGTACAAAAGCTGTAGGTGATGAGAGCGCAACGGTATCCATTTTTAGATTGACACGGGAGCAGCTCAACATCTTGAAAGCCAAGTCTAAGGAAGATGGGAACACAATCAACTATACCACATATGAGATGTTGGCAGGTCATATTTGGAGATGCGCATCCGTGGCACGTGAACTTCCTGATGATCAGGAGACCAAACTACATATTGCAGTTGATGGAAGGTCCAGACTGCAACCCCCCCTCCCTCCTGGTTTCTTCGGCAACGTGGTTTTTTCAGGCGCACCAATTGCTGCAGCAGGGgatatcaaatcaaaaccaacatgGTATGCTGCAAGCCGTATTCATGATGCTGTTGTGCGTATGGACAACAATTATCTTAGATCAGCGCTGGACTATCTTGAACTTCAGCCTGACCTGTTACCCCATGTTCGCGGAGCTCATACTTTTAGGTGCCCGAGACTTGCAATAACTAATTGGTCTAGGCTGCCGATCTATGATGCTGATTTCGGTTGGGGTCGACCTACTTTCATGGGGCCTGGTGGAATTGGATATGAGGGGTTGGCTTTTGTGTTACCAAGTGCAACAAATGATGGAAGTTTATCAGTGGTCATTTCTCTGCAATCTCAACGTATGAAATCATTCTCCAAGTTGTTGTATGAGATATAA